TATACTAAAAAAGGAGCCATGAGGTGGCTCCTTTTTTAATCTATTGAAAAAATGTCTTGGTGCTTATCGAACTGACTAATCTAAAAGATTAAACAGCTTTTGGATAAACACTGACTTTGAAACGCTCTTTAGAGAAACGTTCAAACTTAACAAGACCTTCGATAACAGAGTAGATCGTGTAGTCACGACCCATTTTTACGTTGTTGCCCAAGTGGAATTTTGTTCCACGTTGACGAACAATGATTGTTCCAGGAAGAACTTTTTCACCACCGAAGCGTTTTACACCTAAGCGTTTACTCTGTGAATCACGACCGTTCTTTGTACTACCACCGGCTTTTTTACTTGCCATGACTAACCTCTCTTAAGGGAATTAAAAAGTTATGCTTTCTTTGAAGTCTTCTTAGCAACTTTTTTCTTCGCGCCAGCTTTAGTCGCTTTTTTAGCAGTTTTCTTTGCTGCTTTTTTTGCAACTTTCTTTTTCGCTACTTTTTTAGCTGCTTTTTCTACAACTTCTGCAGTTCCTTTGTTCGCTGCACGCTCTTTACGAGCTGCTACGCGACCTTGTGCTTTTTCTGCACGAACTGCTGCAACGTCTACTACATTTGCAGAAGAATCTGTCTTAGCCACTTTTCCATCTGGAGAAGTGATTGCTTTAACAAAAAGCTCTGTGAACTCTTGCTTGTGAGTTGCGAACTTTCTGTAACCTTGACGACGCTTCTTTTTGAAAACGATTTGTTTTCTTGTCTTAGCTTGCTTTGTAACAACAACAGTTACCTTAGCGCCTTTAACAAGAGGTTGACCAACATGAGTGGACTCACCACCAACCATCAAGATTTCGTTGATATCAAACTCTGCACCAAGCTTTTGCTCAAGCTTATCAACTTGAAGAACATCACCAGCTTGAACTTTATATTGCTTACCGCCTGTACGAATAATCGCGTACATGAAATACCTCCAGCTACCCGAATTAAGCCAATGGTAAATGCCACCTTGCACCAGGCTTTGTCAACCTAATCGTGCTCTTTTTTTCAGCTTTTTAGGGAGAAAGAGAGAGTAAACGGAAGGACTTTCAAAAGCAAATCATTTTGGCAAAAAGCGAGAAGGTCCAGGGTTTCCATAAAAGCCCCTTATTTCAGAGGCTTAGAAAAAATTAAGGCTTTAAAAGTTCGCGCTTCCAGCTGTCGCCCATTTTTAGGTTCGGATTGTTGACGATGGCTTCGATCATCTTGCGATGGTCTTCGTAAGCCTTCTGAACCCCTGGGTTGTTGCGATTTTTAGCCGCGATGACACGCAGCTCGTCCTTTTCACGATTCAAGGTCTCAAAAATGACCTGCGCTTTTTCATCGGAACGAGTGATAGCCTGTTTGCTGCTCAAAAAATACTCAGCCGCCTTTTCGTAGCGTTCGGCATGAGCATTCAAGCTGGCTCCCACCAAATAGTCACGCTCGGATTTTTGCACCTTAGGATCTTTTATATAGACCTCATAAGAGTCGGCAGAGTTTCTATACGAACTGACAGCGCCCTTCACATCTCCCGAAACACGCAGCTTATCTGCTTCCAATCTCATCTTATTAGAAGCCGCCCGCGCTGTTTGAGTATTGCTCATCTGCCCGGCGATTCCCCGGCGCATAAGCGTGTCACGCTCGGCCTCGTTGAAACCGGCGGTCCTTAATATATCCGCCTTCTGCTTCAGGTCCGTTGGAGAATAAGTTCCATAACCGCGGCCCGTATCCATGCCGACTTCATGCGCTTTGATTAACGCTTTTTTCTGTTCCTCGGAAAGGCCTCGGCCCAAAAGTTTTTCAGCTTCGCTCACACGTTGTGCATTTGTGAGTTTTGCGGCTCTTGCCAAATCCACGGCACCATTCGCCACCTTGGTTTCTTTTCCGGCTGTTGTCGCTACCTTCACTAACTTCGCAAGCTTAGGAGTTTTTGCCAAAAGGCCTGCCGCCCCGGCCGGGTTGACGACAGAGAATACGCCATAACAAATCATTTCGGCCTGAGTCTTCGCATCGTAACACGCCAGCTTCACGCCTTGTTTTGCCAGATAGTCTTTTCCTTTTTGCAGAAGATTTTTCGTCACCTCTAGCATCTTCTTTGTATCGCTGTCAGAGATCTTTCCGGTCATGCGCATGTGCGCGTAGGCGATCGTCGCAAAGATCGGGTTGGACATGAGCATCGCATTTTGGGCATTTTTCAAAGACGTGTCGATGGCGTTGGAACGACATTCTTCGCTTCTCCAGCATTTCTTTAAATTATCTGCGGCTTTTCCGGCAAGATCCGGCACTGAGGCAATTGCATCCCAAAATTCAACCGCAATTTCTTTGGTTCCGGCAAAACATCCTTTTAATTGATCCAATGATTTGTTAGCCGCCTGATCACAAAGCGACTTGGCGTCGCACGAAGCAATATGCTTTGCGGTTTCAGGATCACTCTTCGCAAGATCCGCACACCCCATCGTATTCTGATGCATCTTACACATGTCCACCGCAAGCTGCAGAGATTGCGGTAACTTATCGCATTTTCCCAATTGCTGAGAGCACGACATAGAAAGATCCGCCGAAGCGATGAGGGGAAAGATAAAGCTAAATAAAAAGAGAATCGCAGTTCGCATGCTAGGGTGATCGGAAACTTGTTTTTTCTTCTTAAGGATTTAGATCGCTCAGTGACTTTTTACTGGATCGAAGTCGGTGACAATCCTGGACATTGATGGGGTGTTATCTTCACAGTTAGTAAATAAATCAGAGATGATTTTGCCGCATGTAATCTACATTAAGTAATAAATTTCGATTAAACACGCACTTGATTCTGTTAAAAAAAATGGATAGTGTGCCCGCCAAAGAGCAATTTGATCAAAAACATTCCGGCTCGTTACTTCCGTTTACGACTCAAATTACTCCCTAAATGAAATATTTTTTTGCCCTAATGAAGGGCCCTCTTTCATTTTATTTACGGAGAAGTATATGAATAAATGTGGAGATTTCCTTAAGAAGAGCCGTGAAGCACAGAACCTTTCGCAAAAAGATGTCGCTTCATTTTTCGAATACAATACACCTCAGTTCATCAGCAACTGGGAGCGCGGGCTTTCGCTTCCGCCTGTTCCAACAATTAGAAAACTGGCGAAGCTTTATAAAATCAGTGCGGAAAAGCTTTTCGAATTGATTCTTGAAGAGCAGCTTTTCCTGACGGAAAAATCTTTAAGAGAAAAGTTCGAAGAAGACAAAAAGCGCAAGCGTTCGTAGTCAAGGTGCTCTTAGAGCACCTTATACAAAGAAAATCTCGTACTGTTCTAAGTGATAGTTTGGTTCGATCTTAAATGCGACAGAGCGACCGAGTTTCTTCTCGATGCTCTCAAGGCTTTCGCCTTCCACTTCATAAATCCAGTCGACGACTTCGCTGTGACAATGAATCACGACATTGGTTTTTTTATTCGTGAGCATGTCTGCATCGCGCTCAAGTTCGCGGAAGATTTCATTCGCGACTGTGGACTTGCGTTTGATGTAGCCTTTGCCGTCACAATAAGAGCATGGTTCGCACAGAGTTTTAATAAGACTTGGGCGAATACGTTTACGAGTCATTTCGACAAGACCCAACTGGGACATCGAAGCGATGTTCGTTCGTGCGCGGTCTTTTTGCAGCTCTTCCGCCAAAGCTTCAAGAACCTTTTCGCGATGAGATTCTTTTTCCATATCGATAAAGTCGATAATGATGATCCCGCCGCAATTACGAATGCGCAGCTGATGAGCTGTCTCACGAACCGCTTCCAGATTGGTTTTTAAGATGGTGTCTTCCAAATCTTTTTTACCAACGAACTTACCTGTATTGACGTCGATCACAACCAGCGCTTCCGCTTCGTCAATGACGATGTAACCGCCGGACTTCAACCAAATCTTTCTTTCCATCGAACGAGAAATTTCAATGTCGATGTCATAAAGATCGAAAAGAGGTTTTTTCTCTTCGTAAAGCACGATATTTTGTTTGTACTTGGGCATGAATTGCGAAACGAACTTCACAACTTTCTTGTGAATCTCAACGTCATCCACCCATACACTTGTCACGTCTTCGCTCATCAAGTCGCGCAAGGCGCGCAACTCGACATCCAGCTCCGTATGCACATTCCCCGGCGTGGGTTTTTTTTTTTTTTTTTTTTTTTAATTATTTTTTTTTAAAATAAACAAAAAAATGAGGGGGGAGGAGAAGAAATTAGTCGCAATCGCAGAATTCGCTGCCGCCGTTAAACGCCCTTGCGCATCCACCGTGAATGTTCCAACTTGCGTTGTTGAACCATAAGAACCCGCAGTTACCGCCGTATTTGCTAATGAAATAGTTCCAGTAGAAGTAATCGGTCCGCCACTAAGGCCCGTGCCCGTCGCGATATTCGTA
This region of Bdellovibrio sp. 22V genomic DNA includes:
- the rpmA gene encoding 50S ribosomal protein L27, whose product is MASKKAGGSTKNGRDSQSKRLGVKRFGGEKVLPGTIIVRQRGTKFHLGNNVKMGRDYTIYSVIEGLVKFERFSKERFKVSVYPKAV
- the rplU gene encoding 50S ribosomal protein L21 — translated: MYAIIRTGGKQYKVQAGDVLQVDKLEQKLGAEFDINEILMVGGESTHVGQPLVKGAKVTVVVTKQAKTRKQIVFKKKRRQGYRKFATHKQEFTELFVKAITSPDGKVAKTDSSANVVDVAAVRAEKAQGRVAARKERAANKGTAEVVEKAAKKVAKKKVAKKAAKKTAKKATKAGAKKKVAKKTSKKA
- a CDS encoding helix-turn-helix transcriptional regulator, giving the protein MNKCGDFLKKSREAQNLSQKDVASFFEYNTPQFISNWERGLSLPPVPTIRKLAKLYKISAEKLFELILEEQLFLTEKSLREKFEEDKKRKRS